From a region of the Coffea arabica cultivar ET-39 chromosome 3e, Coffea Arabica ET-39 HiFi, whole genome shotgun sequence genome:
- the LOC113737205 gene encoding norfluorocurarine oxidase-like, translated as MALINLDLSFFSNFSLLIFLLSLLKWFFVAYKPQKKLPPSPPKLPIIGNLHQLGLFPHRSLQLLSRKYGPLMLLRLGSKAALVASSSDAACQIMKTHDLFFANRPKSSIAHRLLYGSKDIAFSPYGEYWRQVKSISVLHLLSNKRIQSSQHVREEETSHMIEKISQTCSSSPVNLSDMFLTLTNDIICRVALGRKYSEEENGRKSMEYLRIFVELLGCFDVGNYIPWLAWVNRFNGLDSKMEKAVKQIDGFLEGVIEEHINKRKGEAESDYTSEARCQDFVDIMIEIKRANTIGFALDRDAMKAIILDVFGAGTDTTHSVMEWGMSELLKNPEILQKLQAEVREVTQGKPEITRDDMEKMQYLKAVIKETLRLHTPVPLLVPRESIRDVKVMGYDIPKSTQVFVNAWAIARDPMLWENPEEFRPERFLDSSLDFRGLNFELIPFGAGRRICPGIYFAISVNELALAKLVNKFNFTLPDGIKPNDLDMTEAPGVTIHRKLPLHAIATPYSF; from the exons ATGGCTCTGATCAATCTTGATCTTTCATTCTTCTCAAATTTTTCCTTGCTTATATTCCTTCTATCCCTTCTCAAATGGTTTTTTGTTGCTTATAAACCCCAGAAAAAGCTACCACCATCTCCACCAAAGCTCCCAATTATTGGCAATCTTCACCAACTTGGCCTGTTTCCACACCGTTCCCTCCAATTATTGTCAAGAAAATATGGTCCGCTCATGCTACTTCGTCTGGGAAGCAAGGCAGCGCTGGTTGCCTCTTCCTCTGATGCAGCTTGCCAGATCATGAAAACCCATGATTTATTCTTTGCAAACAGGCCTAAATCGAGCATCGCACATAGACTTTTGTACGGAAGCAAGGACATAGCTTTTTCGCCATATGGTGAGTATTGGAGACAAGTGAAAAGTATTTCTGTGCTTCATCTTTTGAGTAACAAAAGGATTCAGTCATCTCAACATGTCAGAGAAGAAGAGACGTCACACATGATCGAGAAGATCAGCCAAACGTGTTCCTCCTCACCTGTAAACTTAAGTGACATGTTTTTAACTCTCACAAACGATATAATCTGCAGGGTTGCCTTGGGGAGGAAGTATAGTgaggaagaaaatggaaggaaaagTATGGAGTATCTGAGGATATTTGTTGAGTTACTAGGTTGTTTTGATGTAGGAAACTATATTCCTTGGCTTGCGTGGGTTAATCGCTTCAATGGTTTGGACTCTAAAATGGAGAAAGCGGTTAAACAGATCGATGGATTTCTTGAGGGCGTGATAGAAGAGCACATTAATAAGAGGAAAGGTGAGGCTGAAAGTGACTATACTTCTGAGGCAAGATGCCAAGACTTTGTGGATATCATGATTGAGATTAAAAGGGCAAACACCATCGGCTTTGCGCTTGACCGAGATGCTATGAAAGCTATCATCCTG GACGTCTTTGGTGCTGGAACTGATACAACACATTCAGTTATGGAATGGGGAATGTCAGAACTTCTAAAGAATCCTGAAATCTTGCAGAAATTGCAGGCTGAGGTAAGAGAAGTGACTCAAGGAAAACCAGAAATAACTCGAGATGATATGGAGAAAATGCAGTACTTAAAAGCAGTGATTAAAGAAACTCTACGACTTCATACTCCAGTTCCATTATTGGTTCCTCGAGAATCAATTCGAGACGTCAAAGTAATGGGGTATGATATACCAAAGAGCACACAAGTATTTGTGAATGCTTGGGCAATTGCAAGAGATCCCATGTTATGGGAGAACCCTGAGGAGTTTCGACCTGAGAGGTTTTTGGATTCCAGTTTAGACTTTCGTGGTTTGAATTTTGAGTTAATTCCGTTTGGTGCTGGACGAAGAATTTGCCCGGGTATCTACTTTGCCATATCAGTAAATGaacttgcattggcaaaactgGTCAACAAATTTAACTTTACATTACCTGATGGAATCAAACCAAACGATTTGGATATGACTGAAGCACCTGGTGTCACGATCCACAGAAAACTTCCTCTGCATGCCATTGCCACACCATATTCCTTCTAA